TGGCGGAAAGATTGCATTATGGTAGTCTGAGGGCAGGGAATTACATAGGTGGCATTATTgctccaaagaagaaattaatggaAGTTGAGTAGAGAACAATGAGTAATTTTGGGTGATTCAAGTAGAGAGTATAGTCTTGATTGTAATAAGAGATGAGAGCAGCTTATTAAGCATGTATATGACTTGAGCAAGTAACTCTACCTTTCAgaacttctgttttctcatttgaaatgaAGATATTGAATTAGATAATATCTAATGCTCCTGATAccttctgaattaaaaaaataaagacaacaaGAGAAGCAAAAGCTATAGATTGGTAAGGGCTTCTATCATGGAGGAAGATCCAGGTTATGGTTATATCTATGGACATAAGAGGAAGGGGTTAAACCAAGAAGAATTTGACAGACTTTACTATTCACTCTCTCATTCTTCCATTTTCCAAAGCAAAATACCCTATGTGCATTACCCTTTCTTTACAGGATGCATTTCCCAAGGCACCTCCCTTTTCCTAAGTCTATAATTCCCAATAAGGTTTACTGATGGTTCTAATCACTATATTTATTCCCCGACacaatttttaaatcaatataaaattCAATAGAACCATTTCTCCTGGTTGTGCTGTTGATTTTTCTACATGTGTGTTCTGTTTCCCTAGTTGTACAAGGAGCATTTGGGGATTGTTTATGTTTCTCCCAGCACAAAGTTCTCTGCACAGCAGGTGCTCTTTTCATATTATATAACTGACTGACTAaatctatatctttattttttcagacCCAATGAAGAGAGAAAACTATTCAGAGGTGAGTGAGTTTATTTTTCAAGGGTTCTCCAGCTTTCAGGAGCACCAAATTATACTTTTTGTGGTGTTCCTTGCTCTGTACATCTTAACCCTTGCAGGTAATACCATTATTGTGGTCATCATCAGCATGGACCGTCACCTCCATACTCCTATGTACTTCTTCCTAAGTATGCTGTCCGTGTCTGAGACCTTATATACGTTGGTCATTGTTCCACGGATGCTGGCTAGCCTCACTGGTCTGAATCAACCCATCTCATTAGCAGGTTGTGCCACTCAGAtgtttttctttatcactttGGCCATCAACAACTGCTTTCTGCTCACGGCAATGGGATATGACCGTTACGTGGCCATCTGTAACCCCCTGCGGTACACGGTAATCATGGACAGAAAGACGTGCGCCAAACTGATATGTGGCGCGTGTAGCATCGGTCTTACCGTCGCCACAGTTCAGATCGCCTCTGTGTTCAGGCTGTCTTTCTGTGAAAGCAGGGTGCCTCATTACTTCTGTGATATCCTCCAAGTGATGAAGCTTTCCTGTGTGGACACCACTATCCATGATATCATCAACTTTATCATTAGTTCATTGGTGATTGTGGTACCCATGGCTTTGGTCTTCATCTCCTACGTCCTCATCATTTCCACAATATTAAAGATTGCTTCTGCTGAGGGGAGACAGAAAGCCTTTGCTACGTGTGCCTCTCACATCACGGTAGTCATTATTCATTACGGATGTGCTTCTATTGCTTACCTCAAGCCCAAGTCAGAAAACACCAGGGATCAGGATCAACTGATTTCGGTGACTTATACTGTTTTCACTCCTCTGTTGAACCCTGTTGTATACACTCTGAGGAATAAAGAGGTCAAAGATGCCCTGCGCCGGGCTTTGGGAAGGAAACCCCTCTCCTGAGATCTCTGTGAGTTTGGCACAATGTCAAAAGACAGTCTACTTGCCACAGACTAGAGAACATCTTTTCATTGACAGCAGGAACTTAATTAAGGAATATCAATAGTGTGGCAAAGCAAAGCATGGCTACTACTTGGGGATAATGATTCTTAACAGATGTAGTAGAAAATGTAGAGGActtgaagtcaaaagacttgaatttgaatcctggattGCATATTTACTTGCTATGTGATtgtggacaaatcatttgacaCCTAAAcatcagtttcctaatttataaaatgcttacattacatatctcacagagttgttgtgatgaaaattattgtaaaccttaaagtgatgtAACTGACTTAATAACATTTACCTATATTCTATGCCATTTTCCTGGAGGCAATAACATAAACCATTTTTGTGAACTTAGTATTAAAGAGTCAACATACTCCTAAATTTTTGGTCTGATATTTTATCTTCCACAGCAATGGGTGTTCGTGTCATTGTTCATGGCTTAGTTAGCCACTTCTACCAACTGTGGAAATAAGAGAATTCTCAGATGGCCAATTGATTATTATAAAGTTAGTACAATCAGATGAGTAGACAGCATATCTATGGTCAAAcaggtgaaagaaggaaggacctTATAAGAGATGCAGATCCATGTTGGTGAGTAGGACATTATCTGGTTAGCCTAACTTGGGACTTAATAGCAATGAGGTAGGTGTTAAGGTTAGAAATTGCTAGACTGGAATTTTCTTGAGGGAAGAAATagctttttttcaatttaatttaaaatgtatttaatttttattcctccTCAGCAGCTTGCACAgtgatttgtaaaataaataaataggtaatcAATAAATATCGAATTGAGTTGAATAAAGAAAACTAGCTTCTCATGACCTCTTCCTTATCTATTCTGGTCCCTTTGAACCAAGCCATTTATGCATATATTTgcaaatgtgtatgtatatatatatataatataatatgtaatgtgTGTGTTGACCTCCAGTTCTGAAATGTTAAGGGCTTAAAATCAGTCAGACTAGGAGCGGTAGaattactttttcttcatttaaaaataaatgtttttaggtCTAAAAATCAACCAATTGGAgttaggaagggagagagagagagagagagagagagagagagagagagagagagagagaaagagagagagagagagaacaatatgTTCTTC
The window above is part of the Gracilinanus agilis isolate LMUSP501 chromosome 4, AgileGrace, whole genome shotgun sequence genome. Proteins encoded here:
- the LOC123245634 gene encoding olfactory receptor 10J1-like: MKRENYSEVSEFIFQGFSSFQEHQIILFVVFLALYILTLAGNTIIVVIISMDRHLHTPMYFFLSMLSVSETLYTLVIVPRMLASLTGLNQPISLAGCATQMFFFITLAINNCFLLTAMGYDRYVAICNPLRYTVIMDRKTCAKLICGACSIGLTVATVQIASVFRLSFCESRVPHYFCDILQVMKLSCVDTTIHDIINFIISSLVIVVPMALVFISYVLIISTILKIASAEGRQKAFATCASHITVVIIHYGCASIAYLKPKSENTRDQDQLISVTYTVFTPLLNPVVYTLRNKEVKDALRRALGRKPLS